In the genome of Pelobacter seleniigenes DSM 18267, one region contains:
- a CDS encoding thiamine pyrophosphate-binding protein has translation MQNSAGMRHGGQIVIDQLKIHGCERVFFVPGESFLAVLDGFVDVPDIEPVVCRQEGGAAIMAEAYGKLTGKPGVCMVTRGPGATNASAGVHIAQQDSTPMILLIGQVARHMVDREAFQEVDYRKMYEPLAKWVAQIDQIERIPEYLSHAYHVATSGRPGPVVLALPEDVQSAYAKVADCKPYTKVEARAAQDDVAAFRSMLEEAARPLVIVGGHPWDATATDNLVRFAERNGIAVANEFRFQDYMPNLHPNYVGDVGIGIDPNLARMIAEADLIVLLGARLGEMASSGYKLLQIPCPKQKLIHIYPGSDELGRVYRPDLAINASQPSFLAAVAAMEPINGADNSAWIASGHANYLQFAEPFDTPGAVKMAHVISQLSAILPDDAIITNGAGNYAAFLHRFYHYRSFGTELAPTSGSMGYGLPAAISAKVHYPKREVVCVAGDGCFMMHCQEFATAVQFGANIITVIVNNGILGTIRMHQERNYPYRVSGTTLRNPDFAAYAKAFGGYGEKVTRTEDFAGALERARKANLPAIIELRVDPEALSVAKTLSEIRNG, from the coding sequence ATGCAAAATTCAGCAGGTATGCGCCATGGTGGTCAGATTGTTATCGACCAATTGAAGATTCATGGCTGTGAGCGGGTTTTTTTTGTTCCCGGCGAGAGCTTTCTTGCGGTGCTCGATGGTTTTGTGGATGTCCCGGACATTGAACCCGTGGTTTGCCGCCAGGAGGGTGGGGCGGCAATCATGGCGGAAGCCTATGGTAAGCTGACCGGGAAACCTGGTGTGTGCATGGTCACCCGTGGTCCCGGTGCAACCAATGCGTCCGCCGGGGTGCACATCGCCCAGCAGGACAGCACGCCGATGATCCTGCTGATCGGGCAGGTCGCCCGGCATATGGTTGACCGGGAAGCCTTTCAGGAAGTGGACTACCGCAAAATGTATGAACCCCTGGCGAAATGGGTGGCCCAGATCGATCAGATCGAGCGCATTCCGGAATACCTCAGTCACGCCTATCACGTCGCCACCTCCGGTCGCCCCGGACCGGTCGTGCTTGCGCTGCCGGAAGACGTCCAGTCCGCCTATGCGAAAGTTGCCGACTGTAAACCCTACACCAAAGTCGAGGCGCGTGCCGCGCAGGACGATGTGGCCGCATTCCGCAGTATGCTCGAAGAGGCGGCCAGGCCGTTGGTGATCGTCGGCGGCCATCCCTGGGACGCCACTGCGACGGACAACCTGGTCCGCTTTGCCGAGCGCAACGGGATTGCGGTGGCTAACGAGTTCCGTTTTCAGGACTACATGCCCAACCTTCATCCCAATTATGTCGGCGATGTCGGCATCGGCATCGACCCCAACCTGGCGCGGATGATCGCCGAGGCCGATCTGATTGTGTTGCTCGGGGCGCGCCTGGGTGAGATGGCCAGTAGCGGTTATAAACTGCTGCAGATCCCCTGTCCCAAGCAAAAGCTGATTCATATCTACCCCGGGTCGGATGAACTGGGGCGGGTCTATCGGCCGGACCTGGCCATCAACGCTTCGCAGCCTTCGTTCCTGGCCGCTGTGGCCGCCATGGAACCGATCAACGGCGCAGACAACAGTGCCTGGATCGCATCCGGACATGCCAACTATCTACAATTTGCGGAACCCTTTGACACCCCCGGCGCCGTTAAAATGGCACATGTCATCAGCCAGCTCTCCGCGATTCTCCCCGACGATGCCATCATCACCAACGGGGCCGGCAATTACGCGGCATTTCTGCACCGCTTCTACCACTACCGGAGCTTTGGCACTGAGCTGGCGCCGACCTCAGGCTCTATGGGCTACGGCTTGCCGGCGGCGATCTCGGCCAAAGTACACTATCCCAAGCGCGAGGTGGTTTGCGTGGCCGGGGATGGCTGCTTCATGATGCATTGCCAGGAATTCGCCACCGCCGTCCAGTTTGGCGCCAATATTATCACCGTCATTGTCAACAACGGCATCCTCGGCACCATCCGCATGCATCAGGAGCGGAACTATCCTTACCGAGTCAGCGGCACAACCTTGCGTAACCCGGATTTCGCCGCCTATGCCAAGGCCTTTGGCGGCTATGGCGAGAAGGTCACCCGCACCGAAGACTTTGCCGGTGCTCTGGAGCGTGCCCGCAAAGCCAATTTGCCGGCAATCATCGAATTGAGGGTTGACCCGGAAGCGCTTAGCGTGGCCAAAACTCTTTCCGAGATCCGCAATGGCTGA
- a CDS encoding response regulator, producing the protein MLKRTLRASQSLRVKVIIFIGLIMFATIGVSSFLYINSFRTNYLEAIEWRSVSLVQSLYVDIQSRYQYFGNLADQQLLLQSTYFQCKRLYEANRDRYVAFVAILDENGLIISHNDKNRWGSRLNDPALLSALQSRQIRTVLVGPNYHTLIPITTENGRFLAAIDVGLPQSIVTDKIEGSMRSAILICLALFLVVFLLVWLFINQALYRPIAHLIEVTTDIANGNLTREIAVEKVKEFRELACSLTHMRDSIRRNIYEIEQKTQQVKALIACSPVALFSVDVHGAVAIWTESAERLFGWQADEVTGQPLPIIPDSAQERFNEIFARICQGEVMLGQEFQQKRKNDTLFHASLSSSPIRDSSGAIVGIMASVEDISTRIAQEKAHQEMQEQLLQSQKMESVGRLAGGVAHDYNNMLGVILGSAELALMNMDESDANRRYLKEIINAAQRSADITRQLLAFARKQTIAPVALDLNACISDMLKILRRLIGENIELEWLPQSSLGMVKMDATQIDQILANICINAKDAMPTGGKITLQTRSVKIDQEYCARHHGFQPGEFICLSISDNGLGMDRETREKIFEPFFSTKKVNEGTGLGLATVYGIIKQNNGFINIYSEQGIGSTFNIYFPEHHGVAAKKEVHPPAATPSGHGELVLLVEDEKAILQMCQKILVSLGYQVICSETANQALELVRSARLDIRLLITDVILPDLNGRELSQQLKQNYPELKVLFMSGYTANVIAHSGVLDEGVNFIQKPFSKNELAAKVAATLTTAAECEARS; encoded by the coding sequence ATGCTGAAACGAACTCTGCGTGCCAGCCAGAGCCTGCGGGTCAAGGTCATAATCTTCATCGGCCTGATCATGTTTGCTACCATCGGGGTCAGTAGTTTTCTTTATATCAACAGTTTTCGCACCAATTATCTGGAAGCGATTGAATGGCGCTCCGTCTCCCTGGTGCAAAGCCTTTATGTCGACATCCAATCCCGCTACCAGTACTTCGGCAACCTTGCCGATCAACAACTCCTTCTTCAATCGACCTATTTTCAGTGCAAAAGACTTTATGAGGCAAATCGGGATAGGTATGTCGCTTTCGTCGCCATTCTCGACGAAAACGGGCTGATCATTTCCCACAATGACAAAAACCGCTGGGGCTCCCGCCTTAACGATCCGGCGCTGCTCTCCGCACTGCAGTCCAGGCAGATAAGAACTGTCCTCGTCGGCCCGAATTACCACACTCTCATACCGATCACCACTGAAAATGGTCGCTTTCTGGCTGCTATTGATGTCGGCCTGCCCCAAAGCATCGTCACTGATAAAATTGAGGGCAGCATGCGTAGCGCAATTCTCATTTGCCTCGCCCTGTTCCTGGTGGTGTTCCTGCTAGTCTGGTTATTTATCAATCAGGCGCTTTACCGCCCCATCGCTCATCTCATTGAGGTCACCACCGATATCGCCAATGGCAACCTGACCCGCGAAATTGCGGTGGAAAAAGTCAAAGAATTCAGAGAGCTGGCCTGTAGCCTGACGCACATGCGCGATTCTATCCGTCGAAATATCTATGAAATCGAACAGAAGACCCAGCAAGTCAAAGCCCTGATCGCCTGCTCTCCAGTCGCCCTGTTCAGCGTCGATGTGCATGGCGCGGTGGCCATTTGGACGGAATCCGCCGAGCGTTTGTTCGGCTGGCAGGCCGATGAGGTGACCGGGCAACCATTGCCCATTATTCCGGATTCGGCCCAGGAGCGCTTTAACGAAATCTTCGCCAGGATTTGTCAAGGGGAGGTGATGCTGGGACAGGAATTCCAGCAAAAGCGTAAAAACGACACCCTGTTTCATGCCTCCCTGTCCTCCTCGCCGATTCGCGACAGCAGCGGAGCCATTGTCGGAATCATGGCTTCGGTCGAGGACATCAGCACCCGCATCGCCCAGGAGAAGGCTCACCAGGAGATGCAGGAGCAACTGCTCCAGTCCCAAAAAATGGAATCAGTCGGTCGCCTGGCTGGTGGAGTGGCCCATGATTATAACAACATGCTCGGGGTTATTCTCGGCAGTGCCGAACTGGCGCTGATGAATATGGACGAGTCGGACGCCAATCGCCGCTATCTAAAGGAAATTATCAATGCCGCCCAGCGCTCGGCGGATATCACCCGGCAACTCCTGGCCTTTGCCAGAAAGCAGACCATTGCCCCCGTGGCCCTGGACCTCAACGCCTGTATCAGCGACATGCTGAAAATACTGCGCAGACTGATCGGGGAAAACATTGAGCTGGAATGGCTCCCACAAAGTTCATTGGGAATGGTCAAAATGGATGCAACCCAGATCGATCAGATTCTGGCCAACATCTGCATCAATGCTAAAGATGCCATGCCGACCGGAGGGAAAATCACTCTGCAAACCCGGTCGGTCAAAATCGATCAGGAATATTGTGCCCGCCATCACGGTTTTCAACCGGGAGAGTTCATCTGCCTCAGCATCAGCGACAACGGACTTGGGATGGATCGGGAGACGAGGGAAAAAATATTCGAGCCCTTCTTTTCCACCAAAAAGGTCAATGAAGGGACCGGACTGGGGCTGGCCACCGTTTACGGCATCATCAAACAGAATAATGGCTTTATCAACATTTACAGTGAACAGGGGATCGGTAGCACCTTCAACATCTATTTCCCTGAGCACCATGGCGTCGCCGCGAAAAAAGAGGTTCACCCGCCGGCCGCAACCCCTTCCGGCCATGGAGAACTGGTGCTTCTGGTCGAAGACGAGAAAGCCATTCTGCAGATGTGCCAGAAGATCCTGGTCAGCCTGGGCTATCAGGTGATCTGTTCAGAAACCGCCAATCAGGCCCTTGAGCTGGTCCGTAGCGCGCGGCTGGATATTCGGTTGCTGATTACCGATGTCATCCTTCCCGACCTGAATGGCCGGGAATTGTCACAACAACTCAAGCAGAACTATCCAGAGTTGAAAGTTCTCTTTATGTCCGGTTATACCGCCAACGTCATTGCCCACAGTGGCGTATTGGATGAAGGCGTTAACTTCATCCAGAAACCCTTTTCCAAAAATGAACTGGCCGCAAAGGTCGCCGCAACGTTGACCACTGCAGCAGAATGTGAAGCAAGAAGCTGA
- a CDS encoding DctP family TRAP transporter solute-binding subunit has protein sequence MLKRVLFFLAVPLITTLPHLACAQDDVPVVMRISFTTSVTHNTHYWTPLEVLKEQVEKQSKGRLKIELHDRENWESNLETIRMVRNGAIQANTFTDGNLAAVYPPIQVFSIPYLFANRDIAWTVLDGPFGQKMIEDMAAKTGLRPLFWIENGGFRHFSNNKHAIHSPADMSGLRIRTMNSPLHVKIVNDLGAKGVPINWANVYEAIEAGIVDGQENSISTFLIPHLEKVQSYIVLDSHVYSIYTLLMNEAWYQALPDDLKRIIQRAKRPAAVANRGLSISNEIYNLNYLQSQGVTITIP, from the coding sequence TTGCTAAAAAGAGTCCTCTTTTTCCTGGCGGTCCCGCTGATAACGACTCTTCCTCATTTGGCATGCGCTCAGGACGATGTGCCCGTGGTTATGCGCATTTCCTTCACTACCTCGGTTACCCATAATACTCATTACTGGACCCCCCTTGAGGTCCTCAAAGAACAGGTCGAAAAGCAATCCAAAGGTCGGCTGAAAATCGAACTCCACGACCGAGAAAATTGGGAATCCAACCTCGAAACCATTCGTATGGTCCGTAACGGCGCTATCCAGGCCAACACCTTTACCGATGGCAACCTGGCCGCTGTTTATCCACCCATTCAGGTGTTTTCGATTCCTTACCTGTTTGCCAATCGGGACATTGCCTGGACGGTCTTGGACGGCCCGTTCGGCCAGAAAATGATTGAGGACATGGCCGCCAAAACCGGGTTGCGCCCGCTGTTCTGGATTGAAAACGGCGGCTTTCGACATTTTTCCAACAATAAGCACGCCATTCACTCACCTGCCGATATGAGCGGCTTGCGCATTCGCACCATGAACAGCCCCCTGCATGTCAAAATCGTCAACGATCTCGGCGCCAAGGGGGTGCCCATCAACTGGGCAAACGTTTACGAAGCTATTGAAGCAGGCATTGTGGATGGGCAGGAAAACTCCATCAGCACCTTTCTCATCCCCCATTTGGAAAAGGTTCAAAGCTATATCGTTCTCGACAGCCATGTCTACAGCATCTATACACTCCTGATGAACGAAGCCTGGTACCAGGCGCTACCGGACGACCTGAAACGCATTATCCAGCGGGCCAAACGGCCCGCTGCCGTGGCCAACCGCGGTCTCTCCATCAGTAATGAAATATATAATCTCAATTATTTGCAATCCCAAGGGGTTACCATTACCATTCCATAA
- the cysQ gene encoding 3'(2'),5'-bisphosphate nucleotidase CysQ produces MNIAIAEVCYIAERAGAAIMDVYAGDVAVELKEDNSPLTAADKASHQVISRGLAELYPDIPVLSEEGKDIPFSERCRWERFWLVDPLDGTKEFIKRNGEFTVNIALIEDGRPVLGVVYVPAQEKLYWGVVGEGAWVKSKGQEAQQIQVRRIAPEQGLTVVMSRSHPSPELAAFLENIKVAEALPVGSSLKLCVVAEGKADLYPRLGPTMEWDTAAGHAVVVAAGGTVATPDDAPLLYNKENLLNPFFIVRAAAE; encoded by the coding sequence TTGAATATAGCAATAGCAGAGGTTTGTTATATTGCCGAACGGGCCGGTGCTGCCATCATGGACGTCTATGCTGGTGATGTGGCGGTAGAATTGAAAGAGGACAACTCGCCGCTGACCGCGGCCGACAAGGCGTCACATCAGGTGATCAGTCGCGGGTTGGCGGAACTGTATCCCGATATCCCGGTGCTGTCTGAAGAGGGGAAGGATATCCCTTTTTCAGAGCGCTGCCGCTGGGAGCGCTTCTGGTTGGTCGATCCTTTGGACGGGACCAAGGAGTTCATCAAGAGAAATGGCGAATTTACGGTCAATATCGCGCTGATTGAAGATGGTCGCCCCGTGCTTGGCGTGGTCTATGTTCCGGCCCAGGAAAAACTCTATTGGGGGGTGGTCGGAGAAGGGGCCTGGGTTAAGTCCAAAGGTCAGGAGGCGCAGCAAATTCAGGTTCGTCGGATTGCTCCTGAGCAGGGATTGACCGTGGTCATGAGCCGCTCCCATCCGTCCCCTGAATTGGCCGCTTTTCTTGAGAATATCAAGGTGGCTGAGGCTCTGCCGGTGGGCAGTTCGTTGAAGCTTTGTGTGGTTGCTGAAGGGAAAGCGGATCTCTATCCGCGCCTGGGGCCAACCATGGAGTGGGACACCGCTGCCGGCCACGCGGTCGTTGTTGCTGCCGGGGGAACGGTGGCGACTCCCGACGATGCTCCTTTGCTGTATAATAAGGAAAACTTGCTGAATCCCTTTTTCATTGTCAGGGCTGCAGCCGAATAA
- the galE gene encoding UDP-glucose 4-epimerase GalE, with protein sequence MSILVTGGAGYIGSHTVVELLQAGQEVVIIDNLANSSPVAVQRIQEISGRKPVFVQADIRDRESLRSIFAAQRIDAVIHFAGLKAVGESTQIPLAYYDNNVNGTLVLLEEMRRAEVFKLVFSSSATVYGDPATVPIKEDFPTSATNPYGRTKLMIEEILRDLATSDPRWGIVLLRYFNPIGAHSSGRIGEDPKGIPNNLLPFIAQVAIGRLPELAVFGHDYPTRDGTGVRDYIHVVDLAQGHLKALQRINAESGVLTYNLGTGTGYSVLEMVRAFERVSGRAVPYRIAPRRPGDIAQCWADPGLANQELGWGAQRGLDEMMRDSWNWQHNNPDGYEKS encoded by the coding sequence ATGTCCATATTAGTGACGGGAGGTGCCGGTTATATCGGCTCCCACACCGTGGTTGAATTGCTTCAGGCGGGGCAGGAGGTTGTTATTATCGATAACCTGGCCAATTCCTCTCCGGTTGCCGTGCAGCGCATTCAGGAAATTAGCGGTCGGAAGCCGGTGTTCGTCCAGGCCGATATTCGTGACCGCGAGAGTCTGCGCTCGATCTTCGCTGCTCAGCGGATCGATGCGGTGATCCATTTTGCCGGTCTCAAGGCGGTCGGCGAGTCGACTCAGATCCCGTTGGCCTATTACGATAATAACGTCAACGGGACCCTGGTCCTGCTGGAAGAGATGCGCCGGGCTGAAGTCTTTAAACTGGTTTTCAGCTCTTCCGCAACGGTCTACGGTGATCCTGCAACGGTACCCATCAAAGAGGATTTTCCGACTTCTGCGACCAACCCCTATGGGCGAACCAAGCTGATGATCGAAGAGATCCTGCGTGATCTGGCGACCTCGGACCCGCGCTGGGGAATCGTTCTGCTGCGCTATTTCAACCCCATCGGAGCCCATTCGTCAGGGCGTATCGGCGAGGATCCCAAAGGCATTCCCAACAACCTGCTCCCCTTTATCGCCCAGGTTGCCATCGGCCGCCTACCGGAACTGGCGGTGTTCGGCCATGACTACCCCACCCGGGACGGAACCGGGGTCAGGGATTACATTCATGTTGTTGATCTGGCCCAGGGCCATTTAAAAGCCCTGCAGCGGATCAATGCTGAAAGCGGTGTCCTTACCTATAATCTGGGCACCGGCACGGGCTATTCGGTGCTGGAAATGGTGCGCGCTTTTGAAAGAGTCTCTGGACGGGCTGTCCCCTATCGGATTGCGCCGCGTCGGCCGGGCGATATCGCTCAATGTTGGGCTGACCCGGGGTTGGCAAATCAGGAGTTGGGGTGGGGGGCACAGCGTGGTCTGGATGAAATGATGCGGGACAGCTGGAACTGGCAGCACAATAATCCGGACGGGTATGAAAAAAGCTAA
- a CDS encoding integrase core domain-containing protein, translating to MDDEIKKCRVLAVQRFKAGESPEAICASLGKSKFWLYKWVKRNSENDPLWFEDRSRKPLSTPHRTPAEIEEIVKLVRLNLYNQDLFCGAQAILWELEDLGVSPLPSLRTINRILKRNDLTHRRTGKYEPKGTLYPKLPAQLPNQTHQMDMVGPCYLTGPIRFYGLNAIDTATARCGLHSSLSKAGEDVLDGTWAIWSRLGIPDNLQVDNAMSFLGSPRYPRALSQFVRLCLQHGVEPWFVPMAEPWRNGNIEQFNDHYRQKFLSKVMMTTTDELATGTMAFEQRHNSSYRYSKLGGKTPIKALSASKATLRFPNPDDKRQQRLEKPETGRYHLVRLIRSDLKLNILGELFPVPPELKLEYVVATIDVKEQRLKLYLDKTQVEEFDYKLR from the coding sequence ATGGACGATGAAATCAAGAAATGCCGGGTTTTGGCTGTTCAGCGGTTCAAGGCTGGAGAAAGCCCTGAAGCGATTTGCGCTTCACTCGGCAAATCAAAATTCTGGCTTTACAAATGGGTTAAGCGAAACAGCGAAAATGATCCTTTGTGGTTTGAAGATCGTTCTCGCAAACCGCTATCAACGCCGCATCGTACACCCGCCGAGATTGAGGAGATCGTCAAACTTGTGCGTTTGAATCTCTACAATCAGGATCTGTTTTGCGGTGCGCAGGCCATTCTGTGGGAATTGGAAGACCTGGGTGTATCGCCGTTGCCTTCACTGCGTACGATCAATCGGATCCTAAAACGCAATGATCTGACGCACCGCAGAACAGGTAAATATGAGCCGAAGGGAACACTCTATCCCAAACTTCCGGCACAGCTGCCGAATCAGACCCATCAGATGGACATGGTTGGCCCCTGCTATTTGACCGGTCCGATCCGTTTCTACGGGCTCAACGCGATCGATACGGCAACGGCACGCTGTGGGCTGCACTCCTCGCTATCCAAGGCAGGAGAAGATGTTCTGGACGGAACCTGGGCCATCTGGTCTCGGCTAGGCATACCAGACAACCTCCAAGTTGATAACGCCATGTCTTTCCTTGGTAGTCCGAGGTATCCGCGAGCATTGAGCCAGTTTGTTCGTCTTTGTCTTCAGCATGGTGTTGAGCCCTGGTTTGTTCCTATGGCCGAACCTTGGCGCAATGGCAACATCGAGCAGTTCAACGATCATTATCGACAGAAGTTTCTCAGCAAGGTCATGATGACCACAACCGATGAACTGGCGACCGGAACAATGGCCTTTGAGCAACGGCATAACAGCTCGTACCGCTATAGCAAACTTGGCGGCAAAACGCCCATCAAGGCACTTTCTGCGAGTAAGGCCACCCTGAGGTTTCCTAATCCAGACGACAAGCGCCAACAGCGGTTGGAGAAACCAGAAACAGGCCGTTACCATCTGGTTCGTCTTATTCGCAGCGATCTTAAGCTGAACATTCTCGGCGAACTGTTTCCTGTTCCGCCGGAACTGAAGCTCGAATATGTGGTGGCTACTATCGATGTCAAAGAGCAAAGGTTAAAGCTCTATCTGGACAAAACCCAGGTAGAGGAATTTGATTACAAGCTCAGATAA
- a CDS encoding sigma-54-dependent transcriptional regulator — translation MAAMQMMTTSGYGGMIGQSSQMLELFELISCVAEEGDSTVLIQGESGTGKELIARAIHENSPRQEGHFVPVNCAAIPDELLESELFGYVKGAFTGAQQSKIGRVQFADGGTLFLDEIGDMKPTLQAKLLRVLQEREVEQVGGVRPSKVDVRVIAATHQNLEGLVADGRFREDLYYRLAVIPIQAPPLRERRDDIVLLIEKFIDRFSRRKTDRRTTIDPIAMRSLQSYGWPGNVRELENLIQRLVILHRGKKVTLKELPEKYRCEGALLEPLEPVAADPQPAEEVMAAIVPPEVEWCAAGLDFNSLISEFEDRLILEALSRTGGNKKEAARLLNLKRTTLIEKIKKKNLPG, via the coding sequence ATGGCTGCCATGCAGATGATGACAACGAGTGGATACGGAGGGATGATCGGACAGTCGTCCCAGATGCTGGAACTGTTCGAATTGATTTCCTGCGTTGCTGAGGAAGGCGACAGTACGGTTTTGATACAGGGCGAGAGCGGCACCGGCAAGGAGCTGATTGCCCGGGCGATCCATGAAAACAGCCCGCGCCAGGAGGGGCACTTCGTGCCGGTCAACTGTGCCGCCATTCCGGATGAATTATTGGAAAGTGAACTGTTCGGCTATGTTAAGGGGGCTTTCACCGGCGCCCAGCAATCGAAAATCGGCCGGGTTCAGTTTGCTGATGGCGGGACGCTCTTTCTTGATGAAATCGGCGATATGAAACCGACTCTGCAGGCGAAGCTGCTGCGGGTTTTGCAGGAACGCGAGGTCGAGCAGGTCGGCGGGGTTCGTCCCAGCAAGGTTGATGTGCGGGTCATTGCCGCGACGCACCAGAACCTTGAAGGGTTGGTTGCTGACGGCCGTTTTCGGGAAGATCTCTATTACCGGCTGGCGGTCATTCCGATACAGGCTCCGCCGTTACGTGAACGGCGGGATGACATTGTCCTGCTGATCGAAAAATTCATCGATCGATTCAGCCGCAGAAAGACCGATCGCAGAACCACCATCGACCCCATTGCCATGCGGAGCCTGCAATCTTACGGCTGGCCGGGCAATGTGCGGGAATTGGAAAATCTGATTCAGCGTCTGGTCATCCTCCATCGGGGCAAAAAAGTCACTTTGAAGGAACTGCCGGAAAAATATCGCTGCGAAGGGGCATTGCTGGAACCGTTAGAGCCGGTTGCGGCTGACCCGCAGCCTGCTGAAGAGGTGATGGCTGCGATAGTCCCGCCCGAGGTGGAATGGTGCGCGGCCGGACTCGATTTCAACAGTCTGATCAGCGAGTTTGAGGACCGCCTGATTCTTGAGGCCCTCAGCCGCACCGGCGGCAACAAAAAAGAAGCGGCCCGCCTGCTCAATCTGAAACGCACCACTTTGATTGAAAAAATTAAAAAGAAAAATCTGCCGGGGTAG
- a CDS encoding response regulator → MDHRAIIDVVCKSGLEKLAGEISALLGQDLSCSQIHLDLTSKARLFSDPTREKTILAHMSVGGEREGQCYLLTRASTAAILGGTLIMLPQDMIEEHAKTGTLDGELQDAYSEVANIIAGVFTQAFVDKYPKTIRFIKKTIEELTPTKIDPDADTPFPPGNYYLASCQMSIDDQDLGPLEFVVPAAIFDLEESAPPAAQAAPVKPAQPGPAVSAPEQPRPVEEPKSAPPPVAEPAAPQKQTKKPFVEAKKIIDVVFKATIGQIGEEIGALLGQSLKCDDVQLVMTSKADFFSQHCLEKSVLTHLKVTGDKEGLGFMLTQIPDAIIMGGTLIMLPEDQIEEQQQAGQFDGEVADAYGEIANILSGSLTQTFLDRYPGQIRFIKTDSEVVVPTKVDIASAAPFPEGDYYLASFAIHMEDYELQRMLLIFPAEVFQLDGTTEAPATGQPAAAAAPAPGEWGGPPATPATPDRQQQPPAASQPAAPAVTASAPTATPIVMIVSDQQNATAPFVDILSTAGYECRVLSFQDEVKELFQQHNILGIFLVMAQVGEKGFAAAIKLQSAGRTLPPIIFAGPEWTRSAVLRAVKYGAKDILMTPASHDEIREKVDRYLKKAS, encoded by the coding sequence TTGGATCACCGCGCCATCATCGACGTCGTCTGCAAGTCAGGGCTGGAAAAACTTGCCGGCGAAATCAGCGCCTTGCTTGGGCAGGACCTGAGCTGCTCGCAGATTCATTTGGATCTGACCAGCAAAGCCCGGCTGTTCAGTGATCCTACGCGCGAAAAGACCATCCTTGCCCATATGTCCGTCGGTGGTGAACGGGAAGGTCAATGCTATCTTCTGACCAGAGCTTCAACCGCCGCTATTCTGGGCGGAACCCTGATCATGCTGCCCCAGGACATGATCGAGGAACATGCGAAAACGGGAACCCTGGACGGCGAACTGCAGGATGCCTACAGCGAAGTTGCCAATATCATCGCCGGAGTCTTCACCCAGGCGTTTGTTGATAAATATCCCAAAACCATCCGCTTCATTAAAAAAACCATTGAAGAGCTGACGCCAACCAAGATCGACCCGGACGCTGACACGCCCTTCCCACCCGGCAATTATTATCTCGCCAGTTGTCAGATGAGCATCGATGACCAGGACCTCGGGCCACTGGAATTTGTCGTCCCGGCCGCCATCTTCGACCTGGAGGAGAGTGCACCACCTGCAGCCCAGGCAGCCCCTGTAAAACCGGCGCAACCCGGGCCAGCTGTCAGCGCCCCGGAACAACCCAGGCCGGTCGAGGAGCCCAAGTCCGCGCCACCCCCGGTGGCTGAGCCAGCCGCGCCACAAAAGCAGACCAAAAAGCCCTTTGTTGAAGCCAAAAAAATAATCGATGTGGTCTTTAAAGCAACTATCGGTCAAATCGGCGAGGAAATCGGCGCCCTACTCGGACAATCCCTCAAGTGTGATGATGTCCAACTGGTGATGACCAGCAAGGCTGATTTTTTCTCTCAGCATTGCCTGGAAAAATCGGTATTGACTCACCTCAAAGTGACCGGTGACAAAGAGGGCCTGGGATTTATGCTGACCCAGATCCCGGACGCGATCATCATGGGTGGCACCCTGATCATGCTGCCCGAAGATCAGATTGAGGAGCAGCAGCAAGCCGGCCAGTTTGACGGTGAGGTCGCTGATGCTTATGGAGAGATCGCCAACATCCTCTCCGGCAGCCTGACCCAGACATTTCTGGACCGTTACCCCGGGCAGATCAGATTTATCAAGACCGATTCGGAGGTCGTGGTTCCGACCAAAGTCGACATCGCTTCAGCCGCGCCCTTCCCGGAAGGGGACTATTACCTGGCGTCCTTCGCGATTCATATGGAGGATTACGAGCTGCAGCGCATGCTGCTGATCTTTCCGGCAGAGGTCTTTCAGCTGGATGGAACAACGGAAGCTCCGGCAACGGGACAACCCGCTGCGGCGGCAGCCCCTGCTCCGGGCGAATGGGGCGGTCCGCCGGCGACACCCGCAACGCCGGACCGACAACAGCAACCACCCGCCGCCAGCCAGCCCGCGGCACCGGCCGTAACCGCGTCAGCGCCCACAGCCACGCCGATCGTCATGATTGTCAGCGATCAACAAAATGCCACTGCTCCTTTTGTTGACATTCTCTCTACGGCCGGCTATGAGTGCCGGGTGCTGTCCTTTCAGGACGAAGTCAAGGAGCTCTTTCAGCAGCACAATATTCTGGGGATTTTCCTGGTTATGGCCCAGGTCGGTGAGAAAGGATTTGCTGCGGCAATCAAACTGCAGTCAGCGGGTCGCACCCTGCCGCCGATTATTTTTGCCGGGCCGGAATGGACCCGCTCCGCAGTTCTGCGGGCGGTGAAATACGGAGCCAAAGATATCCTCATGACTCCAGCCAGTCATGACGAGATTCGCGAAAAAGTTGATCGTTATCTTAAAAAAGCCAGCTGA